The genomic region TTCAGAATAGACCTGTTGGGAGGTCCAACCGTAGAACTGCCTCCATTTTCTGACAATCCAGAAGAAGCCCCTGCTGCTTTTGACCTTCCCCCCAAATTACCCATGAAGCTTAAATTCTTTACTAGCTTCTTTCTGACTCCTTCTTACTGAGACACCCCAGGTTTCTCCATGTGTGTGTTCCCTTCACAGCAACCCATAAAAAAAGCCCCAACTTGTTCAAGGGATTCCCAGTGGTCTTTGTCCAAAAAACATTGATAAAAGCAAAGCCAATTATCTGTTAGTGCCATTTTTTACATGAGACTATAAACAGTATCAATAGAATGCGTATCTTttgggacggctgggtggctcagtcggttaagcgtttgccttcagctcaggtcatgatcccagagtcttgggatcaagtctcacatagGGCTCTCcaatcagcggggagcctgcttctccctcttcctctgcctgctgctctccctgcttgtgcgcacactcattctctcccttacaaataaatacataaaatctaaaaaagaaaaaacgaatGCATATCTTTTTGTTCCTTGGAGCGTGCATGTGGGTGTTCATTTGTGGAGTATTTGGGGAGGGCAGTAGTAAAGAAAGGCTAACTTTATGGTGCTTCCCTGTGTCAGTATCTTTCAGAGTGAAAATCACTAGTTACAGACAACTAAGAGTGCCCAGAGTATTTTCAGGTGTGATAATGTGTTTTAGTTGTGTgttaagttttgttgtttttgttttgttttttctttttttaaagcacttatcTTTTAGAGATAGACACTGAAATCCatccaggagagaagaaagggggtggggttgtggatgGGAAGACTGGTCATAATAATCAAAGCTGGGGGGGATGAGTATAACAGTTCATTATGGTGTTTTCTTTACCTTTAgaatttttcataatgaaaaataagaataagaagatTCCTGGGGTCCAATTGCCCatctttgtttcctgtttgggGAGCCCCAAGGCTAAATAAGGCTATGTCTAAATATGTTGAGAATCAGGGTATTGGAATTTAGTAGAGGATTCCAGAGCTATCTGTGGGTGTGGAAGTGAGGCAAGGACAGACTTTTGAAAGGTGTTGTCCAAAGGCATTTGGATTTTCAGGGAGATTTTAAGCCAAATGCACTACAGCTGTAACATCCATCAGATAGGGTTGGGTAGCCAGGGATGAGGATGCAGGGAAGGAATGTGAGatgtgagaacacagcaagaaggtCTGGAATGGTAAGTGAGAGTTTAAGCCTGGAAATATTCCTTTAGTCGAGCCTCGCATGCTTCAGATCCTATCTACTGCTGAGGTAGGGGTTCTGGAAGGTTACTTTGTACTGCTTGAGTCACAGACTCCAatcatttcacttttcttaagTTGGATATCCAGATCTCTAAGGTCTGCCAGTTAAAAATCAAATggtatgtttttgaaaataaattttaaaatttctctccctATGAATGGGTTTGCCTTCTTTTACCTCTAAATGGTTATGGAAGAAAGGAATAATTCACTCATTCCAAATACATTATTGAGCTCCTGGTATGTACAAGGCACAGACCTACATGCTGGAGATAAATGACACCAGACTCTACAGAGCTTAGGGTCTaatggggaagagagaaatgagtccaacaatctttatttttttttaatatttttatttatttatttgatagagatcacaagtaggcaggcaggcagagagaggaaggaaagcaggctccccgccgagcagagagcccgatgtggggctcgatcccaagaccctgggttcatgacctgagctgaagacagaagctttaacccactaagccacccaggcgcccaagtccaacaatcttttaaatgtaaagatacaAATTAAGGTAAGTTCCTTGAAGAAGTTCAAGGAGTTTTTGAAGCCAGTGACTTATTCTAGCTGGAAGAATTACCTGTATAAGTGAACTCTTCGGAAGCTGGGGTTACTGGGAAAATGGAAGGTTATAAGGCAGTGCCAGGGAAAGGGACCAAGGGCAGGCTGTCCATCTAACTGATCAAAAGCCTTGGTTTTTACTCTGAAAACAAGACAATGAGTGCAAAGTGACATGCTCACTTAGGGGATGAAATTGTGGATATAgagtaccttggtggctcagtcggttaagcatctgccttcagctcaggtcatgatcccagggtcctgggattgagttctgctttaggctccttgctcagcagggagtctgcttctccctctccccatccccttgcttgtattccctctctcactgtctctctcttcatgtcaaataaataaataaaatcttaaaaaaaatttgcaggTACAAACAGTCCTACAGTGACAAAACCATCTTAGCTGATAGAAAAATGTCCTGATCTGAGCCATTCACTGAATTTGTCCTTCACTGAGGAGTCAGTTGCAGGGGTAGGAGCGCAGAAGCCTGAGGCAGGTGGTGAATGATTCTTGTCACACACTTGGATGAAAAACTATCAgcggaaaagaataaaatcatacaCATAAGTATCTTATGTTTTTATCCACATGGAACTCCGGTATTAGATTCATGGGTAGCTTATCTccaaagatgttcaacatcaacCAGTTCCTTGCTTTTGTGCACATACGTGCTACTTGCCCATTGAGAGGTCCAGTCTGCTCCTCTTCCTTCAATCTGGGCTGCCATGTAGTGGATTTGTCACCAAACAGTGGCAGAAGAGACTCTGGACCATCTCTAGGCTCAGGCTGTAAGATCACTGACAGCTTccgctttctttttcttggaaccATGAGCCACCCTGTAAAAAGTCTAGCTAGACAGCTCTGCAAGAGAGAGGGGCCATGGAGAGCCGCTGAGACaccagagtggggaggaggaaaccATGTCAGACCCCCAGCCCAgacaagccttcagatgactcaGCTCTTCACTTACCGTTATTACAGAAAACAAGCCAGCTAGGTTGCTCCAAACCACAAAACCATGGCAATCGATAATACATCGTTTTAAGACACTATGTTTTGCAGTGGTTTTGGCAGTAGGCAGCTAGAAATCACCTTTAACTCCCAGTATCCACAGGGAGTAGGGCTTGTGCTCCACAAGTCCTTGTTAGGCCAAATTTGAGTCAAACTGTCTATTGTAGAATATCCCAGATCTCTCTAAATTTCACTGCAGCTTTTAGTAAGGGGCAAcagggaaaattagaaaatagggTGAATTGTCTTgcacacactcttttttttttaactttttttttttaagattttatttatttatttatttatttgacacagagagagattgcaagtaggcagagaggcaggaggagagagagggggaagctccccaccaagcagagagcctgacgcggggctcaatcctaagaccccgaggtcatgacctgagctgaaggcagaggctttaaacccaccaagctacccaggcaccccgtctcaCATGCACTCTTATGGGATGTGTGTGAAATGACAGTGGTCAAGGCAATATTCATATTTACTGAGTCTCTGTCGTGAGCCCGGGAGAGTACTATGCACTCAATGCATGctatctcatttcattctcaaaatAACCATTCAAAGTATTGAtataatttctccattttatttttactatttttacttttttaaaattttatttaattatttaacagagagagagagagagagagagcacgcacaaagagagagtgagagggagaagcagactcctcgctgagtagggagccccatgcggggctcgatcctaggaccctgagatcatgaccagcgccgaaggcagatgcttaatgactgagccacccaggcgcccctaatcttcCCCATTTTAGAGACGAAAAAAGCGAGGCCACAAAGCTGCTGAATGGTAGAGCCTGATGGATCCACTTGATTTCAATGCTAGTTACCTTGCCTAAAACGGGTGCTTTCATCCAGAGGGAATTCTTTGGAAGTTACTGAAAAGTTCCTACGGTGCAGGGGCAGATTCTTAGCCATTGTCCCTTGGAGCCTGAGCCTGCCCTTCTTTTCTTTGCGTGAGTGTGGGGAACGGTGCATTTGAAGGTGGAGGGGATGATGCTGTATTGAGTTCATCCCAGCTCCCAGGGCTAACAGCCAGGCATGGGCCCCTCTGTGCCATCCACGGAAATGCTCTCTGGCATTAAGCATCGCTCAGGTCAGAGGCACAGGTAGGTCTGTCTGAAAGCTAGAACATTCCCAGATCTTGGAGGAGGTCAAGAGAAACAAATATGCAGtatggagaggggaggaggccaggGGAAAAATGATCTGCCGCATTTTTTCAGCTTTCCCACCGGCAGGAGGCTCCCCTCCCCGCACACCACTCCTAAACCGCCCTGGTGCCTGCAGTCCTGCAGTCttgtctcctccctcctctgcaggaagctccacccccccacccccccaccccgccccgccccgcagcAGCGAGGGAGGCGAAGGCCCCCAGGTGAAaagctctagttccatccatctgCCCCCTCACTTTAGTGGGGAGAACTAGTGTGGCAACACTGCGGACTAGCTTTCTGAACCTTCAGCCTTCTACAGCGCAGAACTGGCTGTGTCATCCTACCATAGGGCTTGCAGAAGGATGTGTGTTGATGCGCTTACGATATTCTTAAGAAATCGCCCTCACCCCTAGGTAGTTATTTTCTGAGGGCTTAGcctccttctttctgctttttgtcatcttttctcttctctcctcacgATTAGGTTCAGGACAGAAAGCCACAGAGAGACTCTGTTCAATCCTATGGAGTTGGGAATCTCTTTGGGAAGAATCTCGAAAGGAGGAACCTGatgtttgttgactgaattaAGTGATGTTATGTTGCTCATctggaaagagaagcaaaaactAGCGTCAAAACGCAAGTGTGCACTTCCCTGCACACCAGGGAAGCTAGTACTGAACAACTGCTGGGTCCCAATTATTATACAAAGCACATTGGCCCAAAGTTCTGTGAGTTAAGTgttactttatttctgtttcacagattaagaaactgaggatCAACAAGTTAAATAATTTCTAAGTAGCTTTTGGTAGTTCTTTAATCATCTTTTCAATCTATTATTTGTGGTTGCTGTATAttctaattttccatttcttctctagTCAATTTTGATTACTTATATTTGCTAGGAATCGGTTCATTTCCTACAGATATTTAAACTTGCTGGGGAAGGAACAGCTGGGTGGCTCatgcagttaagcatctgattcttcaTCTTagcgtcatgagttcaagctttGCATCACGCTCCAGGCtcactgtggagcctgcttaaaaaaaaacttgccacATAGCTTCACACCttgtatttattttggtattttttttaactttgcaaaTCAATTTAATTGCAGCATAATTTGCATATAATAAATATGACCgtgtattgttttcattttttattttcatttttaatttatttttttcctatgtatctttctttaaatatttaacccAATGCATTATGACAAAGGTCTATACAATCTATATTGTCTATATTGGCATAATTGTATACAGAACTTTTCCATAACCCCAGaagtttcttttgcttctttgcaGTCAACCCCccaccatctggccctgggcaaCCACTGAGCTGCTCTCTGTCACTTTAAAATAGGTTTGTCTTTTCTAGACTTTCATAGAAATGGGATTATACTATACGCCCTCTTTTGTTTGCAATTTGTGTGTTTTGGTGAGTTTAATGGTTTCAGATTTATTCATGCTGTTATAAGTACCAGAATTTGTTACTTTTTACTGCCAAGTGGCATTCCATTGAATGAATACACCACAATGTTAattattttcctgttgttttcaGCTTTTGACTTCTATGAATATGTTACATAttcataacaaatcaccacaaaatTTAGCGAtctattaaaacaattttttgtcctcattgcatttttgttttaatgggtctcaaaattctgtgacagatttttggtcAAGTTGCTTCCATAAAatgtactgattttaaaaaattaataacttaaaTCTTTcatacaaacacataaaaaaaaggGTCCACAAAAcagtctcctttctttctgaaggTTTTATGATGCACTGTTATTATTAACCAGTCTTTTACTATTAAACTTAAATGGCCAGTTGATATAAACAGTTCTGAGGGCATTCTACTGTTTTAAGACTGCAGGGagctggggcgcttgggtgactcagtgggttaaagcctctgccttcagctcaggtcacgatctcagggttctgggatcaagtcccacatccggctctctgcttagtggggagcctgcttcccctgctctctctgcctgcctctctgcctacttgtgatctctctctctgtcaaataaataaattaaaaaaaaaaaaagactgtggggAGCAGGTATTAGGGATAATATTCAGTTAGCTTTCTGAGCTTTCTGGGCAGACTTGGTGACCTCATCAGCTCCAGCTGCCTTCTTGGCCCCTGCTTTGATGATACCCACAGCAACTGTCTGCCTCACCTCAGAGACGGCAAAACGGCCCAGAGGAGGATAATCAGAGAAGCTCTCAACACACACATGCTTGCCAGGAACCATATAAACAATGGCAGCACAACCAGATTTTAAGAACTTGGGACCATCTTCCAGCTTTTTTCCAGAATGACAATCAATCTTCTCCTTCTGCTCAGCAATCTGGCAGGCACTGTGAGCTGTGTGACAATCCAGCACAGGTGCAAATCCAGCACTGATCTGGCCTTCATGGTTTAAGCAGCTAAGAAACCAGCTGTTTGATGGATGGGTCATTTCTGCTATCACCAGCCATATTGCTACAATAAACATCTTTGACAGATACGTTCTTCACATTGAAGCCCACATTGTCCCCAGGAAGAGCCTCCCTCAAAACTTCATGATGCATTTCAATAGACTTTACCTCAGTTCTAACAATGACTGGAGCAAAGGTGACCACAATGCCAGTCTCCACTCAGTCCACAGGGACAGAACCAATACAACCAATTTTGTAGACATCCTGGAGAGGCAGACACAAGGGCTCGTCAGTTGGACAAGTTGGTGGGAGAATGCAATCCAGAACTTCGAGCAGTGTGGGTCCACTGGCATTCCCATCTTTATGGGCAAATTTCCATCCCTTCAACCAAGGCATGTTAGCACTTGGCTCCAGCATGTTGTCACCGTTCCAACCAGAAATTGGCACAAATGCTACTATGTCAGGGCGGTagccaattttcttaatgtaggtgctCATTTCCTTAACGATCTCCTTGTATCTCTTCTGGCTGTAGGGTGACTCAGTGGAATCCATTTTGTTAACACCAACCATTAGTTGTTCTACACCCAATGTGTAAAGCCAGAAGGGCTTGCTCCTGGGTCTGCCCATTGTTGGAGAAGCCTGCCTCAAATTCACCAACACCAGCAGCCACAATCAGAACAGCAGAGTCAGCCTAAGACGTGACTGGAATCATGTTTTTGGTAAAGTGTCTCTGTCAGGGAGTGTAAATTAGGGTCACATAAtactttctgttcttcagtttccACAGGGAGACATTAATGGTGATACCATGTTCATGTTCAGCTTTCAGTTGATCCAAGACCTTTACTAGAAGGAGCCCTTTCTCATCTCAGGAAcctccttctcaaactctttgaTAGTTCTTTTGTTGATCCCACCACATTTGTAGATCAGATTACCAGTAGTGGTAGACTTGCCTGAATCCATGAGTCCATTGATGATGATGCTGATGTGagtcttttcctttcccattttggTTTAGGTTTAGTGGTGGTTTTCATGACATCTGTGTTCTGGTGGCAAACCCATTGCCAAAAAGAAAACTTGGTgatttaaaagggaaatattattataccacagtttctgtgggtcaggaattcaggtcTAGCTCTGCCACTGGGTCTCTCACAAAGCTGTAAGCAAAGTGTTGGCCAGGCTGCTCATTCTCACCTTCACAGTGTTCGACAAGATTCCATTTCCTGATAGCTATTGGCCTAAgagcctctgtttctctcttgctgttggtcAAGGGCCTCCCTCAATTCCTGGTCATATGGGCCTCTTCAAAGAGAAGCTCATAATGTGCCCAGGGGCTTCATCAAGTGGTGAGgatgagagtaagagagagcaaaaatatgaaaatgagtcTTTTTGAACCTAATCTCAGAAGCAGCATCTCCTCACTTTTGCCATAATCTCTTTGTGAGAGATAAATCGATAGCTTCAGCCCCAAGGGGAGGGTGTTACATGAAGGCATGAGTTCTAGGAGGCAGAGATCACTGGGATCCATGGGAGGGGTTGCCTTCCACAGACTGCAATGAACATTTGCATACAAGTCTTTGTGGGgacatgtttttgtttctcctggttaaatacctagaaatggaattgctagcTCATATGAACACCTTGGAAGAAATTGCCAGATCATTTTCTCTGGTAGCGGTATCACATTACACTCCCATCCATAGTGTATGAGGGTCCCAGCTGCTCTACAAGCTTGACAACACTCCTACTGTGAGTCTGTTCAATTTTGTCCACCGCAATGGATATGAAGTGGTACACTTTCAtggttctaatttgcatttccctgatgcccaatgatgttgagcatctttttatgtgctatTTGACCAATTGTATGTATCTCTTTTATCAATTCaactcttttgcccattttctatttAGTTATCTTCTTATTATTGAATCGCAAGAATTATTTATGTAGTCAAGTTCCAAgtcattcatacacacacacacacacacacgcacacacacacacacagtttgtgtacatatacacaaacatatacatgtataaatacatatatatatatatatatatatatatatatatatatatatttgtcctGGGAAATTTAAAGTACAAAGTTACTACTCTCAAGGCTGGAGGACTTCTCCAGGTTATCAACATGTTTAGAGGACTTTTTCTGTAGCTTACTTCTATAGTCCTGAGGATAGTCCTCTAAGCCACCAGAGCATGTAGCAGAAAGCCTCAGTCTAAAGTAAATTggaggcagggcgcctgggtggctcagtcagttaggtgtctgcctttggttcaggtcatgatcccgggtcctgggattgagccccatattgggctcccagctcagcagagagccgtttttccctctccccctgcttaagtgttcacgctctttctctctctctgtcaaataaatacataaaatctttaaaaatatattttatgtatttatttgacagaaagtaggcagagaggcagtcagagggagagggggaaggaggctccctgctgagcagagggcccaatgcagggcttgataccaggaccctgagatcatgacctgagccaaaggcagaggttaacccactgaaccacccaggcgccccaaatacataaaatcttttttttttttttaagattttatttatttatcagagagagagagagagagacagcgcgagcacaggcagacaaaatggcaggcagaggcagagggagaagcaggctccctgccgagcaaggagcccgatgtgggactcgatcccaggatgctgggatcatgacctgagctgaaggcagctgcttaaccaactgagccacccaggcgtcccccaaatacataaaatcttaaaaaaaaaaaaaaaaagatttaaagtaatTTGGAGGTTACCTTTGGGCTGCTAGTCCAGCCAGGAGGGGTCAAGTCTTTCAGTCCTCTCGCTGACTCTACTCCTGACTCATGGGCTTCTATCAGGCAAATTGTTTCTGTGTCACAGTTTACTCCTCTATAAAATAGCAGTATCAAGCCTGAGAGTCTAAGGTACAATTAAATTAATGTCTGAAATCATTAATTTTGAGGGTGAGCAAGCTAGTACACGTGAAGATTAAAAGGTAGTTATGTtttgttggtttgatttttatttcttatttagtcATCATTTAACCACAGGGCATTTTTTTTATGTTCACCAAATGATTTCATGTCTTAATCATTCTTCACAAAACATCATCAGATAGAATCAcgtggaagggaagaaggaggcagaaggggaaaGGGGTGATGTAAGGAGGCGGTCCCTAAGGAGCTATGTCACTTAGGGCAGTCAGAGAACAAGTGAGGATTGAAGGGGAGGGCAGACTGTAACCTGGAATTTTCCGTCTCCTTGGCAAGAACACCACACTTGTCTTCCTGGAGCCTGGTAGCATCACCACACAGTAGCTGATGGAGAAGTTCAGCTATTCAGGTCGGAGGCTTCCTTGGAATGGGGAGCTGGAAAATTCTGGAAGCCTTTCCATTTCCTCTGTCTCACTCTTGAAGCTTGGCACTAGTAGTTGGAAACTATTAAATCACTAATTCTAGTCACcattttggggggaaaccttAGCGTCTCTGTTCTATCTTTTAGaatcctccccctgcccacaggCCTTCTCGAAGAGTCTCCTTGGCTCCTGCTTCCCTAGCTGGAACCTTAATAATACGTGGTTGATACTCAGTCTATGTCACTTATCGGCTTCCTCCAGATGGCAGAGCTGTTCATGTACTTCAAGTCATTATGTGTGGAGTATGGTCCCCACAGATCTCTGTCCTTCTG from Mustela erminea isolate mMusErm1 chromosome 1, mMusErm1.Pri, whole genome shotgun sequence harbors:
- the LOC116592602 gene encoding putative elongation factor 1-alpha-like 3, producing MGRPRSKPFWLYTLGVEQLMVGVNKMDSTESPYSQKRYKEIVKEMSTYIKKIGYRPDIVAFVPISGWNGDNMLEPSANMPWLKGWKFAHKDGNASGPTLLEVLDCILPPTCPTDEPLCLPLQDVYKIGCIGSVPVD